The following are from one region of the Erythrobacteraceae bacterium WH01K genome:
- a CDS encoding CBS domain-containing protein: MKAQDVMTANPACCSPSSTVQEAASLMVDNDCGEIPVVDDSGALVGVVTDRDIACRCVAKGNSSDQRVEEVMTSSPVTVTADASVDECCTKMEDNQVRRLPVVDDEGKCCGIVAQADIARSAAEKETGDLVREVSEASSEPASAGCC, encoded by the coding sequence ATGAAAGCCCAAGATGTAATGACAGCTAACCCCGCATGCTGCAGTCCATCGAGCACCGTGCAAGAGGCAGCTTCATTGATGGTCGATAATGATTGCGGCGAAATCCCCGTTGTCGATGATTCCGGTGCGTTGGTGGGCGTGGTGACCGACAGGGACATCGCCTGCCGCTGTGTTGCCAAAGGCAATTCCTCCGACCAACGCGTTGAGGAGGTGATGACATCATCACCTGTTACTGTCACCGCCGATGCAAGCGTCGACGAATGCTGCACCAAGATGGAAGACAATCAGGTTCGGCGGCTTCCGGTGGTCGATGACGAGGGCAAATGCTGCGGCATCGTTGCGCAGGCCGATATCGCCAGAAGCGCAGCTGAGAAGGAAACGGGTGACCTCGTGCGCGAGGTATCCGAAGCTAGTTCGGAGCCAGCTTCGGCGGGATGCTGCTAG